The genomic interval ACGGATCACGTCGGTGCCGGCATGGGACTGCAGGCCGACCCTCAAGCCCAGGCCTTCCAGCCACTGGTGCTCGCCGCCCTGGCGCTGAGCCCCGACCAGGGACCCGCCCTCACCGCCGCCCTCAAAGAGCTCGTCGCCCTACTGTTCACTTTTCTGCTGCTGCGACGCTCGGGCTCGCAGCCGACCGCCGCCACCCTGGGGGCCTGCGCCTACGGCCTCGGCAGCTTCGTCATTCTGTGGGTCGGCTGGCCCCTCTCGACCACCTCCGCCGTCCTGCCGGCGGTGCTCTACGGCATCGAGGGCTGTCGGCACGAGCGCGGGACACGGTTCCCCTTACTCCTCACCGCCGCTCTCGTCACCCTGATGCTGGCGGGCCACCCCCAGACCATCGCCTTCGCCCTCGGTTTCGTCTTCCTCTTCGCCGCCGTCGGCTGGTGGAGCACCTCGGCGCCACAGCGCGGAAGAGTGTTCGCGACCTGGCTCTGCTGCACCCTGATCGCGGTCGGAATCACCGCCCCCCTGTGGCTGCCGGCGAGCCGCCTGCTCGACCTCAGTGATCGCCGCGCCGTCATGACCGGTCCGCCGGCCGAGCACGGCTTCACCTTCGCCGCCGCCGTCGCGCCGCCGGCCCTCGGGGACCATCGCCTGGGCGCCCACTGGGGTCCGATCAATCGTCTCGAGGACAGCGCCGCCTTCGCGTCGACCATCGCCTGGCTCCTCGCCCTCGCCGCCGGCACCGGCGGTCGGCGAAACCCCAGAGAGCTTCTGATCGCGGCCGTCGCCGTGGCCAGCCTGGGGCTCGCCGCCCTTCCGACGACCTGGACTGCAGGATTCCCGGCCATCGGAATCCTGTTCGCCGCCGGTCCCCAGCGGCTCGGATTTCTCACCGCCTTGGCCCTCGCCCTCCTCGCCGCTCGCGCCGTCGGACGCTGGCAGCAGGGCGAGATCCGTCGTCGACGCCTGGTGGCCGCTGCCGGCTTCTTGGTCGCGGCCTTGCTGTGGGCCTACCTCGCCCACCCGCCTCCCGTCGCCGGCACCCTCGCCGACTTTCGTCATGGCTGGCTGGCGGCTCAGATCGGTCTCGTCGTCCTGGCGACGGTGCTCCTGCTGCGCCCACCGAGTCGCCTCTCCGGGGGACTCCTGGTCGCCCTGGTGGCCGCCGAGCTGCTGGTCGCCCACGGCTCGGCCAATCCGGCTCAGCCGAAGCGCCTGGCGTTCCCGGAGACGCCGGCCATCACCGAGCTGCGCGCCGCCTCAGAGGAGAATCCAGGATCCCGCTTCGTCGCCCTCGGCAACGCCCTCGCCCCCAACCTCGGGAGCCTCTACGGCCTGCGCGACCTGCGCATCAACAACCCCACCGGCCCGGCGGCGCTGCGACGGGTGACGGCGCCGCTCCGCCCGGCGACGGGAGGACAGCGCTGGCACCTCGAGCGCCCCGAGCACCCGCTCTACGACCTGCTCGGCGTCGGCCAGGTGCTGACCCCTCGGGGGCGAACCCTGCCGCCTCCCCTCGAGCCCAGACTGCGTCATCCCTCGGGCTGGCTGTGGCAGCGCCC from Acidobacteriota bacterium carries:
- a CDS encoding YfhO family protein — encoded protein: MDTWSPADLLPGISFLLFGGLLLGLLHRRFDAIPRACGALFLALPVLLFGSSLFGGRVLLPLDFLLGFEPFRQIEPAAGPGHPLQGDLPLLIHPSRIAAGDEILAGRWPLWTDHVGAGMGLQADPQAQAFQPLVLAALALSPDQGPALTAALKELVALLFTFLLLRRSGSQPTAATLGACAYGLGSFVILWVGWPLSTTSAVLPAVLYGIEGCRHERGTRFPLLLTAALVTLMLAGHPQTIAFALGFVFLFAAVGWWSTSAPQRGRVFATWLCCTLIAVGITAPLWLPASRLLDLSDRRAVMTGPPAEHGFTFAAAVAPPALGDHRLGAHWGPINRLEDSAAFASTIAWLLALAAGTGGRRNPRELLIAAVAVASLGLAALPTTWTAGFPAIGILFAAGPQRLGFLTALALALLAARAVGRWQQGEIRRRRLVAAAGFLVAALLWAYLAHPPPVAGTLADFRHGWLAAQIGLVVLATVLLLRPPSRLSGGLLVALVAAELLVAHGSANPAQPKRLAFPETPAITELRAASEENPGSRFVALGNALAPNLGSLYGLRDLRINNPTGPAALRRVTAPLRPATGGQRWHLERPEHPLYDLLGVGQVLTPRGRTLPPPLEPRLRHPSGWLWQRPHPLPRLFLPASAERFTGGSWERWLADNHSFAERALVQSMPGDPSEWRQQSPGRLTAATPESTRWSAQLETLETRLVASSIYQDGGWRALIDDRSRPIVLTNGPFVGLWAQPGEQRLELLYRPRTHLQGCLLAALALSFAGAFLGRPRGRRAAERQGR